Proteins encoded by one window of Hylaeus volcanicus isolate JK05 chromosome 7, UHH_iyHylVolc1.0_haploid, whole genome shotgun sequence:
- the LOC128880043 gene encoding uncharacterized protein LOC128880043 isoform X6 encodes MSPAAWHLLILWMTHVSCPRMSTAHFPYVSQFEYVSRLHPSRNPFCQSRFPGERQTRDDSSDWSRPAIEVKAMLSPCSKVGEETREEGQDRGSIRNCSRKIVISMKFNNVGKTEIQEKFVIIDHVVNPVTAKKVRLKNPYVIKVRQEPVLQMYGLKFQSDLHASKKHVSNKKGTSSWSEKVPELRKKGCPECRQPDSLRDDKGPPAKSTKKRNKGPIGSLAIRPAMHLNEPLKNLSTGVLYGDGSPLLAGQRGGTGVAGGGNLNSVMERTSSQPDIIVESFNEKHEAEGPGYFQSKGNEGSRRLTSGLAGEGKMPSEEKVSMQRVVIKEIVENYTPQKRTLKDLSFRKSESSRRQGVNKIRRRRHFGHPHRQITGEKGLRSIQSKWRRRGRSKRSRKVEDGASLFEDTGRNVRVYLDDSRHQFHATTPSMSESMRRLAKETPETVQEPGNGNKNRYSVPGKESSSQDSVDEQIEDKFSRISDALKEAAMEPNAIPKETLQETTGKIDENFHDAPESRNTFNEPSNVSSRRRNNEATDETIEETETVLGEKAADEFNGKVPRHRVEGYDRSAGKEDVYAGPGQEERLLASHQDETSSDKNVQLADKSSTSNSQLVGPKGSSTISSSFVSEEAAGPVLAGFDRGDNVLGRETNSTTEESRSTQALIVVDVFKFATAPVEQVDIPPGEDLKFLDRPKVEGSKEAAEKPMAQAPDFWPIHRTPTVTDITTTYLTETTANATITENITTSTTVQTTLITDQTFRQSIESFKDTIKQTPSSFEFHNEVVIDETTFPDETPAPTTVFTTVVPREKLPGFEPNSANTMTTRRKSKISMGFPGRRRRRTTPSTMKRVQGLRALREGRSLHEGKGDSRPESPVQISLESGNVNLLKQKMGATNSLLHEHRNYMKLKINNHLENPQFPPETRGSRKRHRQDDSESQKEDQNRGLDLFESELDSPDSKRIGYLKWAHHPWHVTTETSEFTVEENSDHTTKVHHRPRGSPFGQGPREVTGRILLPCKKNEDRLQDYRANVCDTKVNRRGRRLLSLEGSKGVKRTSKDRKKINEDEKDFVKDGQDVDDEEEAPKGRKRMKSIHEKTQKRDASRSAQKRKKDNSRSKKQSLEQGSEDYDYGMPQQQENGDGNTFLEERQTDDDDPDEVLGNYDAGPPEDDGNEDSKISQDSQDADFDQLAEKLKIESEAQAISALQSPDEEFGKDFDISLTGKIHLVSDQNGQPLSISFNAVPGLLKKEDTLVNEKPIYNDRFPPESGSSLMDTDTLVSSGVDDANFPPGVLHLQPSLNAPLDLFRDSSSLNERFPIRPGPRIVDKYSNELENRRRRLLRLQKKSIGNGDGIPSKEETSSHGDLPAANGPYGRFDGNLKRLEEDSALSDLQRDSDLALEETEAEDVEESPDIDLGVSSNLENQLGNLAPVPSREDSKKTASEVLLDLPQVSIDLSNYPDISLANQDVDDRSNVTIGEGPGLEEKNSSQCFAMNTTVVKMDLPETTTTIGSKMAALANTDFPSYQTTYVGSNITQKTVQDQFDYSTTTARYQEVFRETTLRAKAFQFSTNVSESRDNASKDESKESIEKKDMLAVSEFVKKLEQLVDDARNSSNETGHTLIHLKKFIIVPDNRTLWTVKELVEPGKLEQLPAEDEVVLMGEEEKDSMDNKETLNVGDEMDRGTKVDNSDLIKEIISSVIRGDNLKRDVSSANSEESKSGEVEEWSDWRGQQRQKDSDGRPDREEGSNGRYTDDQTLESRLENAKESSKKVKDSCMESKLGSKEKREAPKRNANLKNHRDGNANSGKRKAPRHAKKMGWRKGKRKMKKRKWGNRKKSKKKSKSAWPFKRNLLMLAEKQQVPASSERYDAERKINDKHSPYEGTRKKMRSRKNSEREEPKEPQIRGGQDCADRRHSQNEELVGYLESAHCLRFSDLWYSVYQLEDPVIDHTVHLQIYEKLTSSDGSVSWKDLTKGSSIRLGTSDRHYRNEEDTMALEYSHVRFRPDDEYNLDPRKDRLLVPSTLTGERYKYPEDEGWSGEYLVVQADEINENANECDKAGVGFTAFVGQPDRCERVRGTCLKNQPLAYWRHDTHGRPGGLVATS; translated from the exons ATGTCGCCGGCTGCCTGGCACCTCCTGATCCTCTgg ATGACACACGTCTCTTGTCCCAGAATGAGTACAGCGCACTTCCCCTACGTGTCGCAATTCGAGTACGTTTCGCGGCTCCATCCCTCCAGGAACCCCTTTTGCCAGTCGCGATTCCCTGGTGAACGGCAAACCCGCGACGACTCCAGCGATTGGAGTCGACCAGCAATAGAGGTCAAGGCGATGCTGTCTCCTTGCTCGAAAGTCGGCGAGGAAAC TCGCGAAGAGGGACAGGATCGAGGATCGATCAGGAATTGCTCGCGGAAAATTGTTATCAGTAtgaagttcaacaatgttggGAAG accgaaatccaagaaaaatttgtgATAATCGATCACGTGGTGAATCCAGTCACCGCGAAAAAAGTCCGTCTGAAGAATCCGTACGTCATCAAAGTTCGTCAGGAGCCAGTGTTGCAAATGTACGGTTTAAAATTTCAGAGT GATCTCCACGCTTCCAAGAAGCACGTATCCAATAAGAAGGGCACATCTTCCTGGAGTGAGAAGGTGCCAGAGTTACGAAAGAAGGGATGCCCCGAATGTCGCCAGCCAGACTCCCTCCGCGACGATAAAGGCCCCCCAGCGAAATCGACCAAGAAGAGGAACAAAGGGCCAATCGGCTCTCTCGCGATTCGACCGGCTATGCATTTAAACGAgcctttaaaaaatttgtcgacAGGTGTATTGTACGGCGACGGATCTCCGCTCCTGGCGGGCCAGAGGGGCGGCACGGGGGTAGCCGGAGGAGGTAATTTGAATAGCGTAATGGAAAGAACGTCCTCGCAGCCGGATATTATAGTCGAGAGTTTTAACGAGAAACACGAGGCAGAGGGGCCTGGATATTTTCAATCGAAGGGTAACGAGGGCAGCAGAAGGTTGACTTCCGGTTTGGCGGGTGAGGGGAAGATGCCGTCGGAAGAGAAGGTGTCGATGCAGAGGGTGGTGATCAAGGAGATCGTCGAAAACTACACGCCGCAGAAGAGGACCTTGAAGGACTTGTCTTTTAGGAAGTCTGAAAGCTCTCGGAGACAGGGGGTGAATAAGATCCGTAGGAGGAGACATTTCGGGCACCCTCATAGACAAATTACAGGAGAGAAGGGTTTAAGGTCTATCCAGAGTAAGTGGAGAAGACGGGGGCGGTCGAAGAGGAGCAGGAAAGTTGAAGACGGAGCGTCCTTGTTCGAGGATACTGGACGCAACGTCAGGGTGTATCTTGACGATTCCAG ACACCAGTTCCACGCAACCACCCCGTCGATGTCAGAGTCCATGCGTCGTCTGGCCAAGGAAACACCCGAAACCGTTCAGGAGCCTGGGAACGGCAATAAAAATCGGTATTCGGTTCCGGGGAAAGAGTCCAGCTCGCAGGACAGCGTGGATGAACAAATCGAAGATAAATTCAGCCGCATAAGCGACGCTCTGAAGGAGGCCGCGATGGAGCCAAACGCGATACCGAAAGAGACGTTACAGGAAACGACGGGTAAAATCGACGAGAATTTCCACGACGCTCCAGAGTCACGGAATACATTTAACGAACCAAGCAACGTCTCTTCGCGTCGACGAAATAACGAAGCCACCGACGAGACGATCGAAGAGACGGAGACGGTTCTCGGCGAAAAAGCGGCGGACGAGTTTAATGGAAAAGTTCCACGGCACCGTGTCGAAGGCTACGATCGATCGGCTGGGAAGGAAGATGTTTATGCTGGACCTGGACAGGAGGAACGCTTGCTCGCGAGTCATCAAGACGAGACGTCCTCGGACAAAAACGTTCAATTGGCGGACAAAAGTTCTACGAGCAATTCTCAACTGGTGGGTCCCAAAGGATCATCGACGATTTCGAGCTCCTTCGTGTCGGAGGAAGCTGCAGGTCCCGTATTAGCTGGCTTCGACAGAGGAGACAACGTTCTGGGAAGAGAAACAAATTCGACAACGGAAGAGTCAAGGTCCACCCAGGCTCTGATCGTGGTGGATGTCTTCAAGTTCGCGACTGCACCTGTGGAACAGGTCGACATTCCTCCAGGGGAGGACCTGAAGTTCCTGGATCGACCCAAG GTTGAAGGTTCGAAGGAAGCTGCTGAGAAGCCCATGGCACAGGCTCCAGACTTTTGGCCAATTCACAGGACCCCCACGGTGACTGATATCACCACTACATACTTGACAGAGACCACCGCGAATGCAACGATCACAGAAAACATCACGACTTCAACAACCGTACAAACGACCCTGATCACCGACCAGACCTTTCGACAGTCGATCGAGTCCTTTAAAGACACTATCAAGCAGACACCTTCTTCTTTCGAGTTTCACAACGAGGTCGTCATTGacgaaacaacttttcctGACGAGACCCCTGCTCCTACAACCGTTTTCACAACTGTTGTGCCTCGAGAAAAATTGCCGGGTTTCGAGCCAAACTCTGCCAATACGATGACGACGAGGAGGAAGAGCAAAATTTCCATGGGGTTTCCTGGCAGGAGAAGGAGACGAACAACTCCTTCGACCATGAAGAGGGTTCAGGGACTACGGGCTCTCAGGGAAGGCAGGAGCTTGCATGAAG GAAAGGGGGACTCTCGACCAGAATCGCCCGTGCAAATTTCTCTCGAATCAGGAAACGTGAACCTCCTGAAGCAGAAGATGGGCGCGACAAACAGTCTCCTCCACGAACACCGAAACTACATgaagttgaaaataaacaatcacCTCGAAAACCCTCAATTTCCCCCTGAAACTCGTGGATCCCGTAAAAGACACCGACAAGACGACTCAGAGTCTCAGAAAGAAGACCAGAATCGAGGTCTCGACCTCTTCGAGAGTGAACTTGACTCCCCCGACAGCAAACGAATAGGCTACCTCAAGTGGGCGCACCACCCTTGGCACGTCACAACAGAAACATCAGAATTCACCGTCGAGGAAAATTCAGATCACACCACCAAGGTCCATCATCGACCCAGAGGAAGTCCCTTCGGCCAGGGCCCAAGGGAAGTCACAGGAAGGATCCTGCTACCTTGCAAGAAAAACGAAGATCGACTTCAGGATTACAGGGCCAACGTCTGCGACACGAAAGTGAATCGAAGAGGCAGACGATTGTTGTCCCTTGAGGGATCGAAGGGAGTTAAACGCACCTCCAAGGACAGGAAGAAGATCAACGAGGACGAGAAGGATTTCGTCAAGGATGGCCAGGACGTCGACGATGAGGAGGAAGCGCCTAAGGGTCGCAAGAGGATGAAGTCGATTCACGAGAAGACTCAGAAAAGGGACGCTAGTAGGTCTGCTcagaaacgaaagaaggaTAACAGTCGAAGCAAGAAGCAGTCCTTGGAACAGGGCTCGGAGGACTACGATTACGGCATGCCACAGCAACAGGAGAATGGCGACGGTAACACGTTCCTGGAGGAGAGACAGACCGATGATGATGATCCTGACGAGGTCCTTGGAAATTATGACGCTGGGCCTCCTGAAGACGACGGAAACGAGGACTCGAAGATCTCGCAGGACTCCCAGGATG CGGATTTCGATCAACTAGCAGAGAAGCTGAAGATCGAGAGCGAGGCTCAGGCGATCAGCGCCCTCCAAAGTCCAGATGAGGAGTTTGGCAAGGACTTCGACATCTCTCTCACAGGTAAAATCCACCTGGTGAGCGACCAGAACGGGCAACCTCTTTCCATCAGCTTCAATGCTGTCCCAGGgctgttaaaaaaagaagacacCCTCGTCAATGAAAAACCCATCTACAATGATCGATTTCCACCGGAGTCGGGAAGTTCCCTCATGGACACAGACACGCTCGTGTCCTCTGGAGTGGACGATGCTAATTTCCCACCAGGCGTTCTCCATCTCCAGCCTTCGTTGAACGCTCCCCTGGATCTCTTCAGGGATAGCTCTAGCTTAAACGAACGCTTTCCGATTCGACCTGGGCCCCGCATCGTCGATAAGTATAGCAACGAACTGGAGAATCGTCGAAGGAGGCTGCTCCGTTTGCAGAAGAAGTCCATTGGGAATGGCGATGGTATTCCTTCCAAAGAAGAAACAAGTTCGCATGGGGACTTACCCGCGGCCAACGGACCGTATGGTCGCTTCGATGGAAATCTGAAGCGTCTCGAGGAGGACTCCGCGCTCTCGGATCTCCAGCGAGATAGCGATCTCGCTCTAGAGGAAACGGAAGCTGAGGACGTCGAGGAATCGCCCGATATCGATCTAGGGGTGTCTTCGAACTTGGAAAATCAGCTTGGAAACTTAGCTCCCGTGCCTTCTAGGGAGGACTCGAAGAAAACAGCGAGTGAAGTATTACTGGATCTCCCACAGGTTTCGATAGACCTCTCCAACTACCCAGACATCTCCCTGGCCAACCAAGATGTCGATGATCGAAGTAATGTTACGATAGGGGAAGGTCCTGGCCTCGAAGAGAAAAATTCGAGCCAGTGTTTCGCCATGAACACCACCGTGGTGAAGATGGACTTGCCGGAGACGACGACCACCATAGGTAGCAAAATGGCTGCTCTGGCGAACACTGACTTCCCAAGCTACCAGACTACATATGTAGGTTCTAACATCACTCAGAAAACAGTTCAGGACCAGTTCGATTACTCCACGACGACCGCGAGGTATCAGGAGGTGTTTCGAGAGACGACCTTGCGTGCCAAAGCGTTTCAATTCTCGACGAACGTGTCCGAGAGCAGAGATAACGCTAGCAAGGATGAGAGCAAGGAGTCGATAGAGAAGAAGGATATGTTGGCGGTGTCCGAGTTCGTGAAGAAGTTGGAGCAGCTCGTGGACGACGCTCGGAACTCCAGCAACGAGACGGGACACACTTTGATACACTTGAAAAAGTTCATCATCGTTCCAGATAATCGGACGCTGTGGACCGTGAAGGAGCTCGTGGAGCCTGGAAAACTCGAGCAATTGCCAGCCGAGGACGAAGTGGTCCTGATGGGGGAGGAAGAGAAAGACTCTATGGACAACAAAGAAACGTTGAACGTAGGGGATGAAATGGATCGCGGGACGAAGGTAGACAATTCGGATTTGATCAAGGAGATAATCAGCTCTGTGATAAGAGGAGATAACTTGAAGCGCGACGTGTCGTCTGCGAACTCTGAAGAATCGAAATCTGGGGAAGTCGAGGAGTGGAGCGATTGGAGAGGGCAACAGAGACAAAAGGACTCTGACGGCAGGCCTGATCGAGAGGAAGGATCGAATGGCAGATACACAGATGACCAAACCCTCGAATCGAGACTCGAGAACGCGAAAGAGTCCTCGAAGAAAGTCAAGGACTCCTGTATGGAAAGTAAACTCGGCTCGAAGGAGAAGAGGGAAGCGCCCAAGAGGAACGCCAATTTGAAGAATCACAGAGACGGAAATGCAAATTCTGGGAAGAGGAAAGCGCCGAGACACGCGAAAAAGATGGGCTGGAGGAAAGGGAAGCGGAAgatgaagaaacgaaaatggGGAAACCGCAAGAAGTCGAAAAAGAAGAGCAAGAGCGCGTGGCCCTTCAAGAGGAACCTACTTATGCTCGCCGAGAAGCAACAAGTTCCCGCATCCAGCGAACGTTATGACGCCGAACGgaagataaatgataaacattcACCGTACGAGGGAACCAGGAAGAAGATGCGATCTCGGAAGAATTCGGAACGAGAAGAACCGAAGGAGCCGCAAATTCGGGGTGGTCAGGATTGCGCGGATCGCAGACATTCCCAAAACGAAGAACTAGTTGGATACTTGGAGTCCGCCCACTGTCTACGCTTCAGTGATTTATG GTACTCCGTGTACCAATTAGAGGATCCTGTAATCGATCATACAGTCCACCTTCAGATCTACGAAAAGCTCACCTCGTCCGATGGATCAGTTTCATGGAAAGATCTGACGAAGGGCTCCTCGATAAG ATTGGGCACTTCGGATAGACACTATAGAAACGAGGAGGATACGATGGCCCTGGAGTACAGTCATGTAAGATTCAGACCTGACGACGAATACAATTTGGATCCTCGTAAAGATCGCTTGCTGGTGCCGTCGACGCTCACTGGGGAGAGATACAAGTACCCCGAAGACGAAG GATGGTCCGGCGAGTACCTAGTGGTGCAGGCAGACGAGATCAACGAGAATGCAAATGAGTGCGACAAAGCCGGTGTGGGATTCACGGCATTCGTCGGACAACCGGATCGGTGCGAACGGGTCAGAGGGACCTGTTTGAAAAATCAGCCCCTGGCCTATTGGAGACACGACACG